The sequence CACGTTGTGCAGGATCATAATACCGACATTGTTAATGCCGCCGCCATCGTCGTCGGCCACGTTGTCGCTGATCGTGCTGTTGTTCATGCGCAGCACGCGCGTATTGTAGATCCCGCCGCCGTCGCCGCCGGTTGCCGTGCTGGTGAAGCGGGCGGTGTTGCCGGTGATCATGCTGTCGTTGATCGTCAGCGTGGAGTCGTTGGCAATACCGCCGCCGCTGCCTTTGGACGTGCCTCGTCTGATCGTCACGCCGGTAATCGTCACGGTGAGATCGATCAGTCCTCGATTGATGTCGCCCACATCCAGCAGCCGGTCTTGGAAGCCTGGTGCCGCCTCGATAAAGGTGTTGTTCGCGCCCGCGCCGATCAGCGCCAGGTCTTGCAGGATGTCGATGTCGCCGCTGGCCGTCAGGCTTAAGGCGTATGTTCCTGCGGGCAGGATCACGGTGTCGGCTCCGGCGAGCGTGTTCGCCTCCAGAATCGCGGCGCGCAGCGTACAGACACCATTGCCGGGCGCAGTTTCGCACACGCCGTTGCCAGCGCTCGCATCTGCGGCGTCGGCGGTGCTGTTAACAGTAAACGTCGTGGCGGCGTACGTGGGGGACGTGCCTCCAAAGCTCCCGATTGCGAGCAGAACGGCTAAGAAGCCAGTAAGCATGGGATAATGTTTCATGTTAAACCTCGTATCCCTCTTCGTGCCATGAGACTGAGCGCCTACAGGCGTACTGCTGTGAGAAGTCGGCCTGATGCGGGATGAACCGCGCCGTTCCTCCACTACTTCCTACCCCAGCCCGCTGGCGCTGGCTGAGTCCGACGTTTCCTCTACACCGCTGACAGCACCTCACCCGCTCGATTCTGTCCTCCTTGTTTCGAGTTTCCGGTTCCTGGCTATCCGGTTGTTCCTTTGTCCGCTTGTTCCTTCGTTTTGTTCTTTGTTCTCCGTCCGACTAGTTCGCGTCGCTGCGCACGTCAGCCTCGCGATTGTCGTAGATCCGGTTGGCTTCTCGCGAAACGTCGGGAGCGGGGTCGGCGTTGAGATAGACCCCGACGGTATTGCCAAAGATCTGATTGCCGCCGCCGATCTGATTGCCTGCGCTCTTGACATAGATGCCATAGCGCGCGTTGTGGCTGACCGTGTTGCCCTGGAGCAGGGTCTTCGTCGCGCCACTGTAGAGGAAGATCCCATCCTCGCGGTTATCGTGGACACGATTGGCCTCCACCAGCGTATCGGTCGCATCCTGGCCCACGCCGATGCCGACCTCGGCGTTGTCGTAGACCGTGTTGTCGCGGATCGTGGTGCGCGTGGAGTCGTTGACGTTGATCCCCTGCTGCCCGTTGGCGTAGCTCGTATTGCCCTCCACGAGGTTATTGTTCGAGCGCTGGTAGATCACGATGCCGTGCAGCGCATTGGCGTAGACCGTGTTATTGCGGATGATGTTGTCATCGCATGTTTCGGCGAGGATGATGCCGTGCTTGCCGTTATGATGCGACACGTTGCGCTCGATCAGCAGCCGGTTCGAGCGCGTGTGCGGATCGATGCCGTAGCGCACGCTGTGATGGACCTCGTTGCCGCGAATCACCAGATCCGACGCCTCGTAGGTGTACAGTCCATAAAAGTTGTAGCCGAGATAGCTGTCGATCAGCTCGCCGGTGGTGCCCGCAAGCCGCCACGCCACCCCGTACGACTGATCCGCGTCGTAGCCGAGGTAGCTTAGCTCAGCACCGCGAATGTCCATGCGCGCGCCGTCACGAGCCAGCACGAAGCTGCGTCCGTTGGCATGGTGCTGATCGTAGGTGTTGCGCGCGCTATCCCACGAGGTCACGCACGTCCCGACGATCTCCAGCCGCCCGCCGAGCACTTTGATCGCGATAAAGCCCTCGTCATCGCTGCGCAGCTTCAGCCGCCGGACCTCCGGCGCGGCGATGCGTAGGGCCGCGCTGCGCTCGACCACCAGATTGGCCGACAGCAGCCACTCGCCCGGCGTCGACTCGCGCACCGCCTGAGGCTGGGCCACGGCCCGGCTGATCGCCGTGAGCGTGACCCACTCGCCGCCGCGCAGCGTGATCGTGTTGGAATCGTCGTCGTAGCGCACATCCACCGCTGTCGCCTCCTGCGCCGCCGATGCCGCTGGCGCACGGTCGCGCCGATCCGCGCATGGCCGCTCAGCGCTGCTGGTCGATGGCGCGGCAGACGGCGTTGTCATGGACGAGACTGGCGGCGGCGAGGCCGTCTGTAGGCGCGCCACGGAGCCGCAGCCGACGAGCACAAGGCCCGCCAGCCACACCAGGCCGACCCGGCGCATGCGCCCGGCGGTATCACGATAGGACTGGCTCCGTCGATCAAGCATCTTGCTCCCGTCGAAGGCAGCGCCAGAGCGCCGCTTCCAGCTACCCGCCGTGCTTGCTCAGCCACGCCACGATCTCGCCGCGATCCGCCGCGTCGGGCACCAGGCGCAGATAGCTCCTGAACGCGACGATCGCCGCCCGGTTATTGCCCAGCTTGCGCTCGGCCAGCCCGACGCCCTGATACGCCGCTCCGTTGGCCGGATCTGCCTCCAGCACCGCGCGGAAGTTGGCGACCGCCCGGCGGTACTGTCCCAGGCTGTAGCGCACTTTCCCGGCATACAGATACAGCTCGGCGGGTGCCGCGCCCGTGCTGAGCGCCTCGCGGATCAGCGCCAGCGCCTCTTCGGCTTTGCCCTGCGCTTCGAGCAAGGCCGCCTGTCGCAGGATCACGCGCGTATCGTCCGGCTGGAGCGTCCTGACGCGCTCAAGATCGGCCTGCGCCTCGGCAAACGCGCCCTGGTGCTGGAGCAGCCGCGCCCGCATCGAGAGCGCGCTCGCGTTATCCGGCTGGAGCTTCACCACCGCGTCGATGTCCGCGAGCGCCTGATCGGTCCGGGCGTATAGCTCGTAGAAGCGGCCCCGTGTGAGCAGCGCCTGCACATTCGTCGGCTCGACCGTCAGCGCCCGATCGAAGTCGCGGAGCGCAGCGTCGGGCTGTCCCTGATCCTCGTAGATACGGCCACGCACCAGCAGCGTGGCAACATCGTCGGGCCGCAGCGCGAGGGCACGATCCAGATCGGCAAGGCTTTCTGCGATCGTGCCCTGCTCGGCGTAGATCCGGCCACGGGCCGCAAAGACGCGCGGATTGTCGGTGCCGAGCGCCAGCGCCGCATCGAAGTGCTGAAGCGCCAGATCGGTATTGTTCTGGATCGCCGCCAGCAGCCCCAGCTCGATATAGCCGTCATCCGCATCCGGCGCGACGACCGTCGCCTGCCTGAAGTCACGCTCGGCGTTTTCCAGGTCATCCATCGCGCGGAAGGCCCGACCGCGCGCGATATAGGCTGTCTTGTCGTCGGGGCGCAGCTCGATCAGCCGGGCATAATCGTCGATTGCCGCCGCGTAGGCTCGTCGCTGCATCAGCAGCTCGGCGCGCTCGGCCAGCGCCGCCTGGTTATCGGCCTCCAGACGTAGCGCCTGGTCGAGGTCGCGCAGCGCGGCCTCGGCGCGGCCCAGCCTGTGCTGCGCCCGCGCCCGCGCCAGATAGGCATACGCATTCTGCCGATCGAGCCCGATAGCGGTGTTCAGCGCGGCGATGGATTCCTCGACCTGCTGACTGGCCGCGTACACGTCGGCTTGCGCCAGATACACTGCCGCCGAACGGGGATCTCGCCGCTGGACCTCGTGCAGATCGGCGAGCGCCGCAGCGTACTGCCGCGCATTGAGCCGCACCTTTGCCCGGCGAAAGTAGGCGGCGCTGTCGTCGGGGTTGCGCCCGATCACGCTGGATAGGCTTGCGTCGGCTTTGTCGTACTCCTTGCGCCGGTCGTACAGCACGCTCAGCCGAAGATGGACCCAATCCAGGGCGGGGTTGAGCGCGACGGCGCGCACATAATCGGCGATCGCCTGATCGGTCGCGCCGCGCTGCTCGTACTCGCTGCCGCGCTGGGCTACGAGATGCGCGCTCTGCGGCTGAAGTTCGACCGCCCGGCTGAGATCCGCCAGCGCGCCATCGGCGTCGCTCGCCCGCCTGCGCACATCGCTGCGCAGCAGCAGCCCGCCGACGTTATCCGGCTGCAAGGCCAGCAGGCGATCGAGATCGGCGCGCGCCCGCTGGTGCGAGTTAAGATTTTTGTAGTAGCGCGCCCGATCCAGCAGGTAGCTCGGCTGATCCGGCTGTAGCCGCAGCAGCGCAGTGAGATCGTCGACCGCCGCCTGCCACGCGCCAAGCTGGGCCGACGAGTCGGCCCGCGCCACCAGCGCCGCAACATTGTTCGGATCGAGGGCCAGCGCGGCGTTGAGATCGCCTATCGCGCTGCCGGGCTGTCCCAGCCGCAGGTAGCTCAGGCCGCGCGCCAGATAGCCCGACACATCCTGTGGATTGAGCGCGATGTAGCTGGAGAAGTCCGGCAGCGCGCGCGCGTGCCGGTTGAGCTTCTGGAGCGCATACCCGCGATTCAAGAGCGAGTGCGCGTCGTTGCGATTGAAGCGCAGTGCCCAGCCGTAGCTGCCGATCGCGGCCTCGAACGACTGTGCCTGATACTGGCGGTCGGCGCGAGCGACGAAGAACTTATTGGTGCTGACTGAGCCTACCTGGAAAAACATCAGGCACAGCAGCCCGCCGATCGTCGCAAAGCTGACGAGCGTGACCGCGCGGCCCAGCTTCGAGACGCGATCGACGGCGGGACGCTCGTACAGCTTAATTGGCGCATGGTCGGATGTTGATTGCATTCACGTTCCACATTCTACGTTTCTGAGTGAGGCCAGCACCACGCCCAGTGTGTACGACCCCGGCGTCGCGGCGCTCGGCCCGGTATGCTCTGTTCTGCGCCCAAAGGATGCTAAGGCCGCACGACCGGCAGGTAGAAATGCTTCAGTTGCGGCTGGCTGGGACAGTTGCTCCCCTTGGCAACGCCAAACGTGATCGGGCTGCCGTAGCCGCCGCTGTACGAAAAGTTGATTCGTCCGCTGTCGTTGGCGGTAAACGTGCCAAGCACCGCGCTATTCGCCGTAACAGTGAAGCACTGGCCGGTCTGGAGATTCCCGACGCTATGCGCAACCGCGCCGCCCGTCGTGCCGGATGTCTCCGTCCAGCTTTTGCCGAAGGGAGCGGCGTTCTGCCACATCGTCGGCGCGACCGAGATCGTGCCCGCACCCGGCATCACCGCCAGATCGAGCGTCGTGATCAGCTCGCTGGTGCCGGAGTTGTCGGTGTTCAGCGTCAGCGTGGAGGCGCCCTTGCCCGCGTCGGTGCGCAGACCCGTCTCAGGCAGCGACCAGATCCGATGCCGCGTATCCTCCAGCCGCGTCGTGCTGTACCGGTCGTGGTTGATGGTGATCGTCTTGCCGACCTCGCCGTCACGCACGATCGTCGATGCCGCGAGCGACGGCAGGCCGATGGTGTTAACGTGCGTCAGCAGCGACGCGCTGAACATGGTATTCGCCGCGATGTTGCCCACGCCATACTCGAACTCAAAGCCGGTGTTGGGACCGCTTACCGCGTTCGAGTCGAACAGATTGCTGGAGGCATCGTCGATTTTCAGCACCGGCGTTTTGTAGCCGGTCATCTGGTTGTTGCGGAAGATATTGTTCTTGGGACGACCATCGCCCGGCTCGGTCGGCAGATCGGAGCCCTGGTACGTGTAGACGACATAGCCGTGGCCGGTGCCGCTGGCGGATAGCCCGATCAGCGTGTTGTCCTCGATCAGGTTGCCCGACGCGCCCACGCTCAGCCGCACGGCGGCGGTCCCGTTGTTGCGCACGACGTTATTGCGCACGATCGAGCTATGCGAGTCGAAGATCGCGATGCCGGCCTCGCGGTTGTCGGCGCTGATATTGTTCTCGATCCGCGCCTGATCGACGCGGCGGTGAATCATGATCCCGTGCCGGTTGCGCAGCACCTCATTGTTCGTGATCACGATGTTGCTGCAATAGATCGAGCAGATCACGCCGTGGTTGCCGTTATCGAAGAAGCGGTTATTCGATATCAGCAGCGAGTCGGAGTCGTCGTGCGGATCGAGGCCGTACTGGATGTTGCCCTCGAAGAGGTTGCCCGTCCAGTTCATGCAGTAGCCGCCATAGGTGTACGCGCCAAAGTAGTTGTGCCGGAACGTGCTGCCGCTGCCGTTGCCGAAGATATCGACCATCGCGTAGAGCTGACGGCCCGGGGGCGGCGCGTCGCTGGGATCGCTCGGATCGAGCTTGTAGTACACCTTCCAGATCAGGCCATACGATTCGGGAGCGTTGTAGCCCAGGTACGCGATCTCGGAGTTGAGCACGTTCATGCGCGCCTCGTAGGGCTCGCGCGTGCCGCCGTTAACCGAGCAGGCTGTCGGCGGCGCTGTCAGACGCCCCTTGGTCAGCACCGAGCGCGCGGCAATATAGGCCCGACCGCCGGAGCCGTCAGGCGCGACCGCGTAGTCCATATCGAACGTGTTGCGCGCGGCATCCCACGACGTAACGCGGGTATTCTCAATGGTAATCGTGCCATTCTCGGCGCGTAGCCACACCGCGCCGCTGTCGTCGCTGCGCAGCCGCAGCCAGTTGACATCGCCGCCCTCACCAATCACGTTGAGCGTCGCGCCCTCCTCGACTTTGAGGCTGACCTTGAGCAACCAGATCTTCCTGGCCGCATCGACCAGCTCCAGCTTGCTGGTATCGCCCAGCGCCTCCGCCACATGCGACAGCGTGAACGTCTGGCCGCAGCCCTCAAGATGGATCACGCCATCGGAGGTATAGCGCACCCGCCGCGTCGGCCAGCCCAGACAGTCGCCTGCCGCCGCCACACGCTGCTCGCCGTCGGGCGTGCCCTGACGTGTATCGCTGCCCGCCGGAGCGCCGTCCACCCGATCCCAGGCGGCGGCACGACCGGGCGCGATCTCGCCATCCTCGTCGATGCCGCTGATCGCGGCGGAAACCTGCGCGGGCACGAGCGGTGCGCTGCTGGCGGGCAGCACGACGATGATCATGCATGTCAGGCTCGACAACGCCGACCAAGCGCGACGCCGCCAGCCGTGGCGAAATGGCGAGTACACCACTGTCTTCTCCTTGCGATGGCTGCTATTACAGAAACACAGACCCTTGGCGGACAAGCACTCATGCGATTCTGCGTCAGAGCAGGGAATCTTTGGGGTACACCCTGGCCCGGAGGGCACCCGCCCCGGCCTGTCGGCGCACACGCACCAGAGCCAACCAGCAGCAGCCAACCCGATGTGTGTCCTATCAATGTGTTGCAGCCGAGCACGGACGACGCAGCAGACGTGCATCTTCCCGGCAATTGGATGCGGCGGATGATGGCCTAGGCGCTGGCCTTGCCCTCCTGGGCGGCCTCGCTGATCCGCTCGACCTTGCCGTCGACGACAGCGACCGCGCGCGTCAGCCATTTATGCTCGTTAAGCGTACACAGTGCGTAGAGCTTGATCAGTGACATGTAGTAGGTGATTACCAGAAACAACGGTAAAATCAGCCAGTCGGCGGGCTTGCGCCGCAGATGCGGCCAGATCTTGAGCGCCCTGCTGCACAGCCACCAGGCGAGCAGCGCCAGCGCGAGCTGCCAGTTGCCGATGATCAGCGCCAGCGCCAGGATCACCGGCCCGACCAGCAGGGTGAACGGCGCAACGGTCTTGTCGATCAGCATGATCGCAAGATAGGGATAGCGCCAGACCCAGCCCTGCCAGAGCGCCCGCAGATCGCTGCGAAAGCTATTGCGGCTCCAGCGGATGCGCTGCTTGCGAAAGCCCTGAAAGTCGGGCTTGAACGTCGAGTAGACCTGTGCGTCGAGCTGATTCCAGGTGCGATACCCGCTCTGCAAGACCAGGCAGGTGTAGCGCTTGTCATCGCCGCTCATACAGGGCCGTCCGTTGAAGGTTTCGTTCAGGAACGGCTCGCGCAGGCTTTTGAGCAGCTTGGTGCGATAGGCCGCCGTCCGGCCCGAAAGACAGCTCACCGCGCGGCCCACCAGCGTCGTCGCGGGCACCTCGTCGGCGTACCGAATATCGAGATAGATGTCGGCCAGGCGCTCCCAGATCGTGGCGCGCACGCCATCGCTGGGATACATGTTTTGCCGCGTCCCGACGCCGCCGATCGCAGGATCGGCAAAGGGCATTTTGAGCTTCCGCAGCACATCGGGCTCCCAGATCACATCGCTATCCACCAGCACCACAAGCTCGGTCGTGGTCGCATCCACGCCCACCGACAGCGCCGGACGCTTGCCCGGAAGATCGATCAGGATCACGTCGATCTGCGGATATTCATTCAGCGCAATCTCGATGCAGACGGTATCGGTCATGTCGATCACCGCGATGATCCGATCGGGCTGGTTGGCAAGCCACGAGTCGAGCGCCCGGCGAAAGAGCGCGGGATCTTCCTTGTATACCGGCGTGACGATCGTCGCAGTTGTATCGTAGTCGTTGCGGATCGGTCGATAAAAAAGCGCCGGAATACGCTTGAACAGCCACATTGCCCAGCGGACCATACCCAGCGTGCCGATCGGGATCAGCAGCGCCGAGTTCGCCAAAGCAGCAACAACTGCATTCAAAAAATCCATGTCACCGCGCGGTCCTTGCCTGGTTTTGCATAAGATGCGCCGAGGTGGAGGTCATCCCTCAGCCTACGTCCACAACCGCCGGGCTACAAAACGACCTGCCGTGGGGCGCTGACCTCGATCACCAGCTCTTCGCCACGGGCAGCGGCTTCGTCGCGCGTGCGCACGGCCTCCAGCACATCGTCGATCTGGTCGGGTGAGGCCGCCGCCGGAACCTGTGCCGCGAGACGCTGATTGACCTTGATCGCGGCCTCCAGCAGCAGATGGCTCCAGCCGTTCTCCTGAACGAACTGCATGAACGCGACCGTGTCTTTGGGCAGGCACGCGCCGCCGTAGGGCACGCCGCCGCGCGTGCCGTAGAGCGGATTCCACATGCTCTCCGCGCTGCGGGCCACGGTCGCGCCGACGATGTTGCTGTCGATGCCGAGCTGCTGGCAGATAGCGTGAACTTCGTTGAAGTAGCTGATCTTGAGCGCGTTATAAATGTTGTTGACATACTTGATCATTTCCGCCTCGGTGGGCGTGCAGCGGACGATCAGCGCGCCGAAGGGCGTGTACAGCGTGTCGAGGATCTCGGTCGTCCGCCGATCGTTCGAGCCGATCACCGTAATCCACGGACGGGCAAAGTCCTGCTCGTTGTTGACGGCGCGCAGGAATTCGGGGTTCATCGCCAGGCCAAAGTCGATCCCGTTCTGCTTGCCGGAGGCGCGCTCCAGGATCGGAGCGATGCGGCGCTCGGTGGTGGTGGGCGGCACCGTGCTGCGCACGACCACGGTGATATAGTTCCTGGTCTTCGCCAGGCCAAGGCCAACATCCAGCGCCGCCGCCTCGATATAATCGAGAATGATCTTGCCCTCGACGCTCGGCGTGGAAACCGCCAGCATCACCACGTCGACCGTATCCCAGTCGACTTCGGTGACGGTCATCGCGTGCAGGCCCTCGGCGCGCAGCCTGGCAATCGTCTGAGGATTGATGTCGACGTAGCTGACGGTATGCCCCTTCTTGGCAAACCCTTTGCCGGTGGCCTGGCCGACGACACCAGAGCCAATGATGAGAATCCGTGCCATCGAGTCGTCCTCCTTCCGCAATCCACAAGGTTATACGAAACTTCTTCAGTTCCTTGCGCAAGACAACGGCTGGGGCAATCGCCGACGTTTTGGATCACTAACAGGACTCGAATGCCCAAGATCTGCTGGTGCGCGATAGCAGTCAGGGGGCCATAACCGCTATCTGGGTTGCCAGGACGATGAGAACTTGAGTAGTTGCTAGGATGACGAGAAAACTTGAATAATGGGTGCGTGGTAGTACTTTGGATGGGATGCTGCAACTACTACAACGCTACAAATCCGACAAAGTTACGCCGTATTTACCCACATTTGTATTTCTTTTCGGAAAGTTGTCTGGCACTGGCCGGATTCATGGCGCTGTGAGGCGGTAATAGGCCGTATCCGGGGCGTGTGGCATAGGCTCTGCAACGCCAATCCAACGGCTCATCGCCGTAGGAGTCTGGTTTAGGTACTACGGTAGTACCTTTACTAAAGTTCTACCGAATTAACCGTGCAGCGTAACTTTTTCTTCTGCTATCGCGTTGTAGTAGCTAACCCAGGATGATCTTTCCGTTAATTGCTTGTTATCGTTTGGTTAAGCGACGCTCAACCGCTCACGTGGCGTTCTCGCTAGCGACCTTACGATCGCGCCTCCGCCGCACCACTCCCAAGCGCGATCCACGTACTCGCCCATCGTGCATTCGTCAACGCCCATGTAGGCTTAAGGGACATGTTGGGAAAACTCTGCATGCGCTCCTGCATCAGCAGGAGCCAGCGGAATGATCCGGGGACGGCCCCGGACCCTGCCT comes from Herpetosiphonaceae bacterium and encodes:
- a CDS encoding choice-of-anchor Q domain-containing protein, encoding MKHYPMLTGFLAVLLAIGSFGGTSPTYAATTFTVNSTADAADASAGNGVCETAPGNGVCTLRAAILEANTLAGADTVILPAGTYALSLTASGDIDILQDLALIGAGANNTFIEAAPGFQDRLLDVGDINRGLIDLTVTITGVTIRRGTSKGSGGGIANDSTLTINDSMITGNTARFTSTATGGDGGGIYNTRVLRMNNSTISDNVADDDGGGINNVGIMILHNVTISGNRSGGDGGGMQSTNSTTTESNTVITSSTIASNWAGGNGGNIRNGNIFRMKNTLIGPSSSANGRNCSSTSVSPITSDGHNLESNGNTCNLKTAFGDLINVDAGLSPLYPNGGPTETHALSMNSPAIDKGDPSGCTATDQRGVARPQDGDRNGTAICDIGAYEHIPRVLPPLTEKFYLPISTR
- a CDS encoding right-handed parallel beta-helix repeat-containing protein; translated protein: MLDRRSQSYRDTAGRMRRVGLVWLAGLVLVGCGSVARLQTASPPPVSSMTTPSAAPSTSSAERPCADRRDRAPAASAAQEATAVDVRYDDDSNTITLRGGEWVTLTAISRAVAQPQAVRESTPGEWLLSANLVVERSAALRIAAPEVRRLKLRSDDEGFIAIKVLGGRLEIVGTCVTSWDSARNTYDQHHANGRSFVLARDGARMDIRGAELSYLGYDADQSYGVAWRLAGTTGELIDSYLGYNFYGLYTYEASDLVIRGNEVHHSVRYGIDPHTRSNRLLIERNVSHHNGKHGIILAETCDDNIIRNNTVYANALHGIVIYQRSNNNLVEGNTSYANGQQGINVNDSTRTTIRDNTVYDNAEVGIGVGQDATDTLVEANRVHDNREDGIFLYSGATKTLLQGNTVSHNARYGIYVKSAGNQIGGGNQIFGNTVGVYLNADPAPDVSREANRIYDNREADVRSDAN
- a CDS encoding tetratricopeptide repeat protein gives rise to the protein MQSTSDHAPIKLYERPAVDRVSKLGRAVTLVSFATIGGLLCLMFFQVGSVSTNKFFVARADRQYQAQSFEAAIGSYGWALRFNRNDAHSLLNRGYALQKLNRHARALPDFSSYIALNPQDVSGYLARGLSYLRLGQPGSAIGDLNAALALDPNNVAALVARADSSAQLGAWQAAVDDLTALLRLQPDQPSYLLDRARYYKNLNSHQRARADLDRLLALQPDNVGGLLLRSDVRRRASDADGALADLSRAVELQPQSAHLVAQRGSEYEQRGATDQAIADYVRAVALNPALDWVHLRLSVLYDRRKEYDKADASLSSVIGRNPDDSAAYFRRAKVRLNARQYAAALADLHEVQRRDPRSAAVYLAQADVYAASQQVEESIAALNTAIGLDRQNAYAYLARARAQHRLGRAEAALRDLDQALRLEADNQAALAERAELLMQRRAYAAAIDDYARLIELRPDDKTAYIARGRAFRAMDDLENAERDFRQATVVAPDADDGYIELGLLAAIQNNTDLALQHFDAALALGTDNPRVFAARGRIYAEQGTIAESLADLDRALALRPDDVATLLVRGRIYEDQGQPDAALRDFDRALTVEPTNVQALLTRGRFYELYARTDQALADIDAVVKLQPDNASALSMRARLLQHQGAFAEAQADLERVRTLQPDDTRVILRQAALLEAQGKAEEALALIREALSTGAAPAELYLYAGKVRYSLGQYRRAVANFRAVLEADPANGAAYQGVGLAERKLGNNRAAIVAFRSYLRLVPDAADRGEIVAWLSKHGG
- a CDS encoding right-handed parallel beta-helix repeat-containing protein, with product MYSPFRHGWRRRAWSALSSLTCMIIVVLPASSAPLVPAQVSAAISGIDEDGEIAPGRAAAWDRVDGAPAGSDTRQGTPDGEQRVAAAGDCLGWPTRRVRYTSDGVIHLEGCGQTFTLSHVAEALGDTSKLELVDAARKIWLLKVSLKVEEGATLNVIGEGGDVNWLRLRSDDSGAVWLRAENGTITIENTRVTSWDAARNTFDMDYAVAPDGSGGRAYIAARSVLTKGRLTAPPTACSVNGGTREPYEARMNVLNSEIAYLGYNAPESYGLIWKVYYKLDPSDPSDAPPPGRQLYAMVDIFGNGSGSTFRHNYFGAYTYGGYCMNWTGNLFEGNIQYGLDPHDDSDSLLISNNRFFDNGNHGVICSIYCSNIVITNNEVLRNRHGIMIHRRVDQARIENNISADNREAGIAIFDSHSSIVRNNVVRNNGTAAVRLSVGASGNLIEDNTLIGLSASGTGHGYVVYTYQGSDLPTEPGDGRPKNNIFRNNQMTGYKTPVLKIDDASSNLFDSNAVSGPNTGFEFEYGVGNIAANTMFSASLLTHVNTIGLPSLAASTIVRDGEVGKTITINHDRYSTTRLEDTRHRIWSLPETGLRTDAGKGASTLTLNTDNSGTSELITTLDLAVMPGAGTISVAPTMWQNAAPFGKSWTETSGTTGGAVAHSVGNLQTGQCFTVTANSAVLGTFTANDSGRINFSYSGGYGSPITFGVAKGSNCPSQPQLKHFYLPVVRP
- a CDS encoding glycosyltransferase, whose product is MDFLNAVVAALANSALLIPIGTLGMVRWAMWLFKRIPALFYRPIRNDYDTTATIVTPVYKEDPALFRRALDSWLANQPDRIIAVIDMTDTVCIEIALNEYPQIDVILIDLPGKRPALSVGVDATTTELVVLVDSDVIWEPDVLRKLKMPFADPAIGGVGTRQNMYPSDGVRATIWERLADIYLDIRYADEVPATTLVGRAVSCLSGRTAAYRTKLLKSLREPFLNETFNGRPCMSGDDKRYTCLVLQSGYRTWNQLDAQVYSTFKPDFQGFRKQRIRWSRNSFRSDLRALWQGWVWRYPYLAIMLIDKTVAPFTLLVGPVILALALIIGNWQLALALLAWWLCSRALKIWPHLRRKPADWLILPLFLVITYYMSLIKLYALCTLNEHKWLTRAVAVVDGKVERISEAAQEGKASA
- a CDS encoding NAD(P)-binding domain-containing protein, whose amino-acid sequence is MARILIIGSGVVGQATGKGFAKKGHTVSYVDINPQTIARLRAEGLHAMTVTEVDWDTVDVVMLAVSTPSVEGKIILDYIEAAALDVGLGLAKTRNYITVVVRSTVPPTTTERRIAPILERASGKQNGIDFGLAMNPEFLRAVNNEQDFARPWITVIGSNDRRTTEILDTLYTPFGALIVRCTPTEAEMIKYVNNIYNALKISYFNEVHAICQQLGIDSNIVGATVARSAESMWNPLYGTRGGVPYGGACLPKDTVAFMQFVQENGWSHLLLEAAIKVNQRLAAQVPAAASPDQIDDVLEAVRTRDEAAARGEELVIEVSAPRQVVL